Genomic DNA from Streptomyces sp. NBC_01571:
TCGTCGAAGCGGTCGCCCATGTCCCACTGGTCCAGCGTCCTGCGCGTGAACCGCCGGGCCTCGCGCACCGCTTCGTAGCGTGCGGGCAGGGCACAGGAAGCGGCGCTGGACACGGCCGCGGGATCGAGCGGCGGAAGTCCCTGCCGTAAGGGCTCGAGCATGGTCGATCCATTCGTCCCCATGCGAGGCACTCCCGGGTGTTCGCGGTCGTTGCGATGCAGCGGTGGCGCGGGGACCATGGTTCCGAATGCGTACAGCAGATGCAAGGGCAGATGCACGTGCACGCGCCCGAACTGAAGTCTTTTGCCCCCTTTTCCAGCTACTTCTTCTGTCGTCTTCTTCCCTCTTGTTGGCCCTCGCGTGCCCCTTTGCTGCGCGGTGCCTTCGGAAGCTTTCCGTTTCTGTAATCGAACGAGTACTGCTTGAAGTGTTTTAGTGGCAGACTTCGGCGTCTGAAGACGGTTGGGGAGGCGGACGAACGTGAGCGCTGGTGAGTCGAGCGGCTCTGTGGTGCGGCGCATGCTGCTGGGGTCACATCTGCGGCGCCTGCGGGAGGCGCGCGGCATCACCAGGGAAGCGGCCGGCTACTCGATCCGTGCCTCCGAATCGAAGATCAGCCGCATGGAGTTGGGACGGGTGAGCTTCAAGACGCGCGACGTCGAGGACCTGCTGACGCTGTACGGCATCACGGACGAGGCCGAGCGCACCTCCCTGGTGTCCCTCGCCAAGGAGGCCAACGTCGCGGGCTGGTGGCACAGTTACTCGGACGTGCTGCCCAGCTGGTTCCCGACCTACGTCGGCCTGGAGGGCGCGGCCCACCTGATCCGGTCGTACGAAGTCCAGTTCGTGCACGGCCTGTTGCAGACCGAGTCCTACGCCCACGCGGTCGTCGCGCGCGGCATGAAGGGCGCGAGCGCGGCCGACATCGAGCGGCGGGTGGCGCTGCGTCTGGAGCGGCAGAAGTACCTCGTCTCCGAGAAGGCCCCGGAGTTCCACATCGTCCTCGACGAGGCCGCGCTGCGCCGTCCCTACGGCGACCGCGAGGTGATGCGCGGCCAGCTCCAGCATCTGATCGAGGTGTCGGAGCGCCCCAACGTGCGCCTCCAGGTGATGCCGTTCAGCTTCGGCGGCCACTCCGGCGAGAGCGGCTCCTTCACGATCCTGAGCTTCCCCGAGTCCGATCTGTCGGACGTCGTCTATCTGGAGCAGCTGACCAGCGCGCTCTACCTGGACAAACGCGAGGACGTCACCCAGTACGAGAGTGCGCTGAAGCAGTTGCAGCAGGACAGCCCCGGGCCGTCCGAGAGCCGCGATCTGCTCCGTGGACTGCTCCAGCTCTCCTGAACCCTCGGCCCGGCATCCACCGGACGCCTCTCCGTCCTCTCCGGGGAGTCTTCACGGACTGTCCCGAGCTGCCCCCCAACTCCCTTTGTGCACAAGTACGATGACGTCTGATCAGTCGTTGATCGGATGTCTGCTGACTCAGACTCGAAATGTCTGCCTCGGCAGCAAGGGGATCGAGGGAGCACATGTCGTCCTACTTCACCGACCTGGCCCGGCAGTACATCGGCGGGGAGTGGCGCCCGGGCACCGGCTCCTGGGACATCATCGACTTCAACCCGTACGACGGTGAGAAGCTGGCGTCCATCACCATAGCCACGGTGGACGAGGTCGACGAGGCCTACCGCGCGGCCGAGCGAGCCCAGAAGGAATGGGCCGCGGTCAACCCGTACGCGCGCCGCGCCGTCTTCGAGAAGGCCCTGCGTCTCGTCGAGGAGCGCGAGGCGGAGATCACCGAGGTGATCATCGCCGAACTCGGCGGCACCCACCTCAAGGCCGGCTTCGAGCTCTACCTCGCCAAGGAGTTCCTGCGCGAGTCGATCCAGCTGGCGCTGCGGCCCGAGGGCAGGATCCTCCCCTCGCCGATCGACGGCAAGGAGAACCGCGTCTACCGGCTGCCCGTCGGTGTCGTCGGTGTGATCAGCCCCTTCAACTTCCCCTTCCTGCTCTCCCTGAAGTCCGTCGCGCCGGCCCTGGCGCTGGGCAACGGCGTGGTCCTGAAGCCGCACCAGAACACCCCGATCGTCGGCGGCTCGCTGGTCGCCAAGATCTTCGAGGACGCGGGGCTCCCCGGCGGCCTGCTCAACGTCGTGATCACCGACATAGCGGAGATCGGCGACGCCTTCATCGAGCACCCCGTCCCGAAGGTGATCTCCTTCACCGGTTCGGACAAGGTCGGCCGGCACGTCGCCACCGTCTGCGCCTCGCACTTCAAGAGCGCGGTCCTCGAACTCGGCGGCAACAGCGCGCTGGTGGTCCTGGACGACGCCGACATCGACTACGCCGTGGACGCGGCGGTCTTCAGCCGGTACGTCCACCAGGGCCAGGTCTGCATGGCCGCCAACCGCGTCCTCGTGGACCGCTCGGTCGCCGACGAGTTCACCGAGAAGTTCGTCGCCAAGGTCAGGACGTTGAAGGTGGGCGACCCGAGCGACCCGCGGACGGTCATCGGCCCGGTCATCAACTCCTCCCAGGCGGACGCGATCACGGGCGCCGTCGAGCAGGCGATCGCCGAGGGCGCCACCGCGCTCGTGCACGGCGCCACCACCGACAACCTGGTCGGGCCGACCGTCCTGACGGACCTGCCGTCCGACTCCGGCATCCTCCGGCAGGAGATCTTCGGCCCGGTCGCGCTCCTGGTCCCCTTCGACGGCGAGGAGGAGGCCGTACGCATCGTCAACGACACCCCGTACGGGCTCAGCGGCGCCGTCCACACCGCCGACGTCGAGCGCGGGGTCTCCTTCGCCAAGCAGATCGACACCGGCATGTTCCACGTCAACGACGGCACCGTGCACGACGAGCCGCCGGTCGCCTTCGGCGGCGAGAAGCACTCGGGCATCGGCCGCCTCAACGGCGAGGCGACGGTCGAGGCTTTCACCACCCAGAAGTGGATCTCGGTGCAGCACGGGCGGAGCTTCTTCCCGTTCTGAGAGAGGCCGGAAGAGGGGCAGCCCGCGGCAGACATGCATCCAGGTGCGCAGTGGACGCATGTCTGCCAGGTATCCCGTCACTGGGGCGAGGGGCAAAACCGGAGACCTCGCCCGCGGAGCGGCCCGGCACGAGCGCATCGTGGGGGACGGCGCGAGCGCCGTCGGCCTGCCGGCCGCGGAGCAGGAGGGCCCGTCAGCCGGCGGGCGGGTGACCGGGTCATAACCTTGGGCGCATGTCAGCGATCCGTCTCCTGGTGCTGGGGGCCGTGCGCCAGCACGGGCGGGCCCACGGTTACCAGGTGCGC
This window encodes:
- a CDS encoding helix-turn-helix transcriptional regulator; translation: MLLGSHLRRLREARGITREAAGYSIRASESKISRMELGRVSFKTRDVEDLLTLYGITDEAERTSLVSLAKEANVAGWWHSYSDVLPSWFPTYVGLEGAAHLIRSYEVQFVHGLLQTESYAHAVVARGMKGASAADIERRVALRLERQKYLVSEKAPEFHIVLDEAALRRPYGDREVMRGQLQHLIEVSERPNVRLQVMPFSFGGHSGESGSFTILSFPESDLSDVVYLEQLTSALYLDKREDVTQYESALKQLQQDSPGPSESRDLLRGLLQLS
- a CDS encoding aldehyde dehydrogenase family protein; translation: MSSYFTDLARQYIGGEWRPGTGSWDIIDFNPYDGEKLASITIATVDEVDEAYRAAERAQKEWAAVNPYARRAVFEKALRLVEEREAEITEVIIAELGGTHLKAGFELYLAKEFLRESIQLALRPEGRILPSPIDGKENRVYRLPVGVVGVISPFNFPFLLSLKSVAPALALGNGVVLKPHQNTPIVGGSLVAKIFEDAGLPGGLLNVVITDIAEIGDAFIEHPVPKVISFTGSDKVGRHVATVCASHFKSAVLELGGNSALVVLDDADIDYAVDAAVFSRYVHQGQVCMAANRVLVDRSVADEFTEKFVAKVRTLKVGDPSDPRTVIGPVINSSQADAITGAVEQAIAEGATALVHGATTDNLVGPTVLTDLPSDSGILRQEIFGPVALLVPFDGEEEAVRIVNDTPYGLSGAVHTADVERGVSFAKQIDTGMFHVNDGTVHDEPPVAFGGEKHSGIGRLNGEATVEAFTTQKWISVQHGRSFFPF